The following are encoded in a window of Rosa chinensis cultivar Old Blush chromosome 4, RchiOBHm-V2, whole genome shotgun sequence genomic DNA:
- the LOC112197547 gene encoding UPF0481 protein At3g47200, with the protein MSANYKSAKDHTVIHIGKKCKKSIFRVPNVLRRRNPEAYTPEVVSMGPFHHYREKQGKEEGKGGKGGNEGKGEEDFQLTERVKKSYLNEILTGMKITLEELTTKVTELSDQKNEGGFEERARNFYAEPLDHISSKDFIEMMIVDGCFLIQLFRKCDDPKHRAFDDPVFNMDCMFHFLCHDILLLENQLPWFVIHSLYGLTLDIYPGEASRDVYSGEASLSIIILKALSILPSLKHSCSTYKTHLHENECHCDADVLHILDLVRASIVIPLTNIKETGHKAAGKEGTSNPQEHQVHTGNKDKRDNKAVHEDPDQHQIRTATALSKANIKFKSIEKDSIMDIQFKEGGWFRNGILEIPQLNVGMSSETLFRNLIAIEQCYHGYSNEITSYAIFMDNLISSKEDMELLCKEKVIGNWMSDEDGCKFFSNLYKDIPHNKFYYVELCEKVNDRYRSRWHTWLALLKSEKFSNPWRILAFGIGIFILILTACSQTLNIRVNMHK; encoded by the coding sequence ATGTCTGCAAATTATAAGAGTGCTAAAGATCATACAGTTATCCATATTGGCAAGAAATGCAAGAAAAGCATCTTCAGGGTTCCTAACGTGCTCCGGAGACGAAACCCAGAAGCATATACACCTGAGGTTGTTTCAATGGGACCTTTTCATCATTATCGAGAAAAGCAAGGCAAGGAGGAAGGTAAAGGAGGCAAGGGAGGCAACGAAGGCAAAGGCGAGGAAGATTTCCAACTGACGGAACGAGTGAAGAAGAGCTATTTGAATGAAATTCTCACAGGTATGAAGATTACTTTGGAAGAGTTGACCACAAAAGTTACTGAGCTCTCAGATCAGAAAAATGAAGGTGGCTTTGAGGAACGAGCCCGCAATTTTTATGCAGAACCACTTGATCATATTTCTTCCAAAGACTTCATCGAGATGATGATAGTTGACGGTTGCTTCCTAATTCAACTGTTTCGGAAGTGTGATGATCCGAAACATAGGGCCTTTGATGACCCTGtgttcaacatggattgtatgtTTCATTTCCTATGCCATGACATTTTGCTCCTAGAGAATCAACTACCTTGGTTTGTAATCCACAGTTTGTATGGCCTTACCCTTGATATATACCCTGGTGAAGCTTCCCGTGATGTGTACTCTGGTGAAGCTTCCCTCTCTATTATAATCCTGAAAGCGCTTAGCATACTACCATCACTGAAACATAGTTGCTCAACCTATAAAACGCATCTCCATGAAAACGAGTGTCATTGTGATGCTGATGTTCTGCACATACTTGATCTGGTAAGAGCTTCCATAGTTATTCCATTAACTAACATAAAAGAGACAGGGCATAAAGCAGCTGGTAAAGAAGGTACATCCAACCCTCAAGAACATCAAGTGCACACTGGGAACAAAGACAAGAGAGACAATAAAGCTGTTCATGAAGACCCAGATCAACATCAAATTCGTACCGCAACCGCTCTCTCAAAGGCAAACATTAAATTCAAAAGCATCGAAAAGGATAGCATAATGGACATCCAATTCAAAGAGGGTGGGTGGTTCAGGAATGGGATTCTTGAGATTCCACAGCTAAACGTTGGAATGTCATCGGAAACATTATTCAGGAACCTTATTGCAATTGAGCAATGCTACCATGGTTATTCAAACGAGATAACATCTTATGCCATCTTTATGGATAACCTCATATCTTCGAAGGAAGATATGGAATTACTTTGCAAGGAAAAAGTAATTGGTAACTGGATGAGTGATGAAGATGGTTGTAAGTTCTTCAGCAACCTTTACAAGGACATCCCGCACAATAAGTTCTACTATGTTGAGCTGTGCGAAAAAGTGAATGATCGTTACAGGTCGAGATGGCATACATGGTTGGCTTTACTCAAGAGTGAAAAATTTTCTAATCCCTGGAGAATTTTAGCTTTCGGGATAGGTATCTTCATTTTGATTCTCACCGCCTGCAGCCAGACACTCAACATTCGGGTTAACATGCATAAGTGA